Proteins from a single region of Amycolatopsis sp. CA-230715:
- the egtB gene encoding ergothioneine biosynthesis protein EgtB, translated as MTVTPAEGANPLRELPVQDLRAHAAEALTRARARSTALTDAVGDEDLVRQHSKLMSPLVWDLAHIGSQEELWLVRDVGGRTPIRPDIDELYDAFKHARADRPGLPLLDPAQARAYVREVRAKAFDVLETAPLEGRRLTESAFAFGMITQHEQQHDETMLATHQLRKGEPVLKAEPVPPRRAGALPPEVFVPGGPFVMGTSAEPWALDNERPAHETTVDSFYLDTAPVTNGAFAEFLDAGGYRERRWWSEDGWSYLREHGISAPRFWRRESGGWWRTRFGVYERVPSDQPVVHVSYYEAEAYAAWAGRRLPTEAEWEKAARFDPATGESRRFPWGNDEPTPSRANLGQRHLSPAPVGAYPDGVSPVGAHQLIGDVWEWTSSDFHGYPDFTAFPYREYSEVFFGPAYKVLRGGSFATDAAAIRGTFRNWDYPIRRQIFAGFRCARDAAPGEVS; from the coding sequence GTGACCGTCACCCCGGCCGAAGGGGCGAACCCGTTGCGGGAACTGCCCGTCCAGGACCTGCGCGCGCACGCGGCGGAAGCGCTCACGCGCGCCCGTGCCCGCTCGACCGCGCTGACCGACGCGGTCGGCGACGAAGACCTCGTCCGCCAGCATTCGAAGCTGATGTCGCCGCTGGTGTGGGATCTCGCGCACATCGGCAGCCAGGAGGAGCTGTGGCTGGTGCGGGACGTCGGCGGGCGCACGCCGATCCGGCCCGACATCGACGAGTTGTACGACGCGTTCAAGCACGCCCGCGCGGACCGGCCCGGCTTGCCGCTGCTCGATCCGGCGCAGGCGCGGGCGTACGTGCGCGAGGTGCGCGCGAAGGCGTTCGACGTGCTGGAAACCGCGCCGCTGGAGGGCCGCAGGCTGACCGAGTCGGCGTTCGCCTTCGGCATGATCACCCAGCACGAGCAACAGCACGACGAGACCATGCTGGCCACGCACCAGCTGCGCAAGGGCGAACCGGTGCTGAAAGCGGAGCCGGTGCCGCCGCGCCGGGCTGGCGCGCTGCCGCCGGAGGTGTTCGTGCCAGGTGGCCCGTTCGTGATGGGCACTTCGGCGGAACCGTGGGCGCTGGACAACGAGCGCCCGGCGCACGAGACCACTGTGGACTCCTTCTACCTCGACACCGCGCCGGTGACCAACGGCGCCTTCGCCGAATTCCTCGATGCGGGCGGATATCGCGAACGCCGGTGGTGGAGCGAGGACGGCTGGTCGTACCTGCGCGAGCACGGGATCTCGGCGCCGCGGTTCTGGCGGCGGGAGTCCGGCGGGTGGTGGCGCACCCGGTTCGGGGTTTACGAGCGGGTTCCGTCGGACCAGCCCGTGGTGCACGTGTCCTACTACGAGGCCGAGGCGTACGCGGCGTGGGCGGGCAGGCGGCTGCCCACCGAGGCGGAGTGGGAGAAGGCCGCGCGGTTCGACCCCGCGACGGGGGAATCGCGCCGTTTTCCTTGGGGCAATGACGAACCGACGCCGTCGAGGGCCAACCTCGGGCAGCGCCACCTGAGCCCGGCTCCAGTGGGCGCCTACCCGGACGGGGTATCCCCGGTCGGGGCGCACCAGCTGATCGGCGACGTGTGGGAGTGGACGAGCTCGGACTTCCACGGCTACCCCGATTTCACCGCCTTCCCGTACCGCGAGTACTCCGAGGTGTTCTTCGGCCCGGCGTACAAGGTGCTGCGCGGCGGGTCGTTCGCCACCGACGCGGCGGCGATCAGGGGCACGTTCCGCAACTGGGACTACCCGATCCGGCGGCAGATCTTCGCCGGGTTCCGCTGCGCGCGGGACGCCGCACCGGGTGAGGTGAGCTGA
- a CDS encoding alpha/beta hydrolase — translation MRRLVLAGALAAGVAVAVTPAAAATTAAPVPAPAVVGAVAPIAWHACAPGTVPAGPYSCATYRVPIDHDNAALGTIDIALLKRAAAKPDQRIGSLFLNPGGPGGSGLRMPVSATGYFDQAVLDRFDTVGFDPRGVGASNPLRCFTTAEDAAEVTAGQILMPISRAEMSAALASFRDYGRFCKTNGGALLSHMSTKDVVRDLDLLRAAAGDAKLNFVGFSYGTLIGATYAAMFPKNARALVIDGNVDPALRTSDGTQYDRERAQGFEISLKGFLEKCKQAGPACAFSAGQPKQKFDEIRAALRQAPIKLPGGTLDIGQFTSVMSSVLYSPSAFSSIASQLQSVYNVLKAPAAAHALSAANFSTLLAPTKLGKFDARGDSPYLSDDSYYAVNCSDKKFRNKLDDLPALAANWERESPTFGRYQAFTDPAACPAWPVKKADVYRGPWRASTDNPVLVIGNYYDPATQYRFAQRMADELGYSRLLSVDAFGHCILGDSAGVDAATADYLIDLKVPAAGQVFDPDVQPFTTPANKG, via the coding sequence GTGCGAAGACTCGTACTGGCGGGTGCGCTCGCCGCGGGGGTCGCGGTGGCGGTGACACCGGCCGCGGCCGCGACCACCGCGGCACCGGTACCGGCACCGGCCGTCGTGGGGGCGGTCGCGCCGATCGCGTGGCACGCGTGCGCGCCGGGCACGGTGCCCGCGGGCCCGTACTCGTGCGCCACCTACCGCGTGCCGATCGACCACGACAACGCCGCGCTCGGCACCATCGACATCGCGCTGCTGAAGCGGGCGGCCGCGAAACCGGACCAGCGCATCGGCTCGCTGTTCCTCAACCCCGGCGGCCCCGGCGGCTCAGGGCTGCGCATGCCGGTGTCCGCGACGGGGTACTTCGACCAGGCGGTGCTCGACCGGTTCGACACGGTCGGCTTCGACCCGCGCGGGGTGGGGGCGAGCAACCCGCTGCGCTGCTTCACCACGGCCGAAGACGCCGCGGAGGTGACGGCGGGCCAGATCCTGATGCCGATCAGCAGGGCGGAGATGTCCGCCGCGCTCGCGAGCTTCCGCGACTACGGGCGGTTCTGCAAGACCAACGGCGGCGCGCTGCTCAGCCATATGTCCACAAAGGACGTCGTGCGCGACCTCGACCTCCTGCGGGCCGCGGCCGGTGACGCGAAGCTCAACTTCGTCGGCTTCTCCTACGGGACACTGATCGGCGCGACCTACGCGGCGATGTTCCCGAAGAACGCCCGCGCGCTCGTGATCGACGGCAACGTCGACCCGGCGCTGCGCACCTCCGACGGGACGCAGTACGACCGGGAACGTGCGCAGGGCTTCGAAATCTCGCTCAAGGGCTTCCTCGAGAAGTGCAAGCAGGCGGGACCGGCATGCGCGTTCAGCGCGGGGCAGCCGAAGCAGAAGTTCGACGAGATCCGCGCCGCGCTGCGCCAGGCGCCGATCAAGCTGCCGGGCGGCACGCTCGACATCGGCCAGTTCACCAGCGTCATGTCGAGCGTGCTCTACTCGCCGTCCGCGTTCAGCTCCATCGCCTCGCAGCTGCAGAGCGTGTACAACGTGCTCAAGGCACCGGCCGCGGCGCACGCGCTGTCCGCCGCGAACTTCTCCACGCTGCTGGCGCCCACGAAACTGGGCAAGTTCGACGCCCGCGGCGACAGCCCGTACCTGTCCGACGATTCCTACTACGCGGTGAACTGCTCGGACAAGAAGTTCCGCAACAAGCTCGACGACCTGCCCGCGCTCGCGGCGAACTGGGAGCGGGAGTCGCCGACCTTCGGGCGGTACCAGGCGTTCACCGACCCGGCGGCCTGCCCGGCGTGGCCGGTGAAGAAGGCGGACGTGTATCGGGGCCCGTGGCGGGCCAGCACCGACAACCCGGTGCTCGTCATCGGCAACTACTACGACCCCGCCACGCAGTACCGCTTCGCGCAGCGGATGGCCGACGAACTCGGCTACTCGCGGCTGCTGTCGGTCGACGCGTTCGGCCACTGCATCCTCGGTGACTCGGCCGGGGTCGACGCCGCGACCGCGGACTATCTGATCGACCTCAAGGTGCCCGCCGCTGGCCAGGTGTTCGACCCGGACGTGCAGCCGTTCACCACCCCGGCGAACAAGGGCTGA
- a CDS encoding SDR family oxidoreductase, which yields MILVTGATGNVGQNVVAQLRSAGEDVRVLTRSPGSVNFPGGVEVIGGALDDARAVSRALDGVEKAYLFPVPDAAAGFASAAKAAGLRRIVVLSSSATTLPGNPIGAYHLTVERAVESGSTGSGPTCAPARSPTTRSGSGARQSGASPSSAPPTAMRGSRRCTKPISRPSR from the coding sequence ATGATCTTGGTGACGGGCGCGACGGGGAACGTGGGGCAGAACGTGGTCGCCCAGCTGCGTTCCGCGGGCGAAGACGTGCGGGTGCTGACCCGCTCGCCTGGCTCGGTGAACTTCCCTGGCGGCGTCGAGGTGATCGGCGGCGCGCTGGACGACGCACGCGCGGTGAGCCGTGCGCTCGACGGTGTCGAAAAGGCTTATCTGTTCCCGGTTCCGGACGCGGCGGCGGGATTCGCTTCGGCGGCGAAGGCGGCCGGGCTGCGCCGGATCGTCGTGCTGTCGTCCTCGGCGACCACCTTGCCCGGTAATCCCATCGGCGCGTACCACCTGACGGTCGAACGCGCTGTCGAGAGCGGCTCGACGGGGAGTGGACCCACGTGCGCCCCGGCGCGTTCGCCTACAACACGATCCGGCTCTGGGGCGAGACAATCCGGCGCGAGTCCGTCGTCCGCTCCCCCTACGGCGATGCGCGGATCGCGCCGATGCACGAAGCCGATATCGCGGCCGTCGCGGTGA
- a CDS encoding nitroreductase family deazaflavin-dependent oxidoreductase, which produces MRNPLTLLARALGTRRWLMDLAPGIVWADQRLHRLSKGRISLVALAGLPSLRVTTTGRKSGLPRSTNLLYFPYCDGFVLTGSNWGRSADPAWSHNLRAHPDAVVAVRGKETPVVAAELKGDEYDEMWRRLLEFWPGYEMERVAAGRDLPIFVLTRR; this is translated from the coding sequence ATGCGCAATCCGCTCACCCTGCTGGCCCGCGCGCTCGGGACCCGGCGTTGGCTGATGGACCTCGCGCCCGGCATCGTCTGGGCGGACCAGCGGCTCCACCGGCTGTCGAAGGGCAGGATCAGCCTGGTGGCGCTCGCGGGCCTGCCGTCCCTGCGGGTCACCACCACCGGCCGCAAGAGCGGCCTGCCACGCAGCACCAACCTGCTCTACTTCCCCTACTGCGACGGGTTCGTGCTGACCGGCTCCAACTGGGGCCGGTCGGCGGACCCGGCGTGGAGCCACAACCTGCGCGCCCATCCCGACGCCGTCGTCGCCGTGCGGGGCAAGGAAACCCCGGTGGTGGCCGCCGAACTCAAGGGCGACGAGTACGACGAGATGTGGCGGCGGCTCCTGGAGTTCTGGCCCGGCTACGAGATGGAACGCGTCGCGGCCGGCCGCGACTTGCCCATCTTCGTCCTCACCAGGCGTTAG
- a CDS encoding pyridoxamine 5'-phosphate oxidase family protein has product MGEQHGIQPVTTANELREVLKEPAKALWDKDIARIDEHARTIIEHSPFFVLATAAADGTCDVSPRGEPAGGVLVLDERTLAIPDRPGNRRADSLRNILENPGVGLLFMVPGMNETLRVNGTATIARDAPFFDRMAVHGKRPRLAIVVEVTELFLHCAKAFLRAGLWQPDTWPARESLPSAGRIAKDHMGTKIPAAVLDAALAAEAKLNRY; this is encoded by the coding sequence ATGGGGGAACAGCACGGGATCCAACCGGTCACCACCGCCAACGAGCTGCGGGAGGTACTGAAGGAACCCGCGAAAGCCTTGTGGGACAAGGACATCGCGCGCATCGACGAGCACGCCCGCACGATCATCGAGCACTCCCCGTTCTTCGTGCTGGCGACCGCCGCCGCTGACGGCACCTGTGACGTGTCGCCACGCGGCGAGCCCGCGGGCGGGGTGCTGGTCCTCGACGAGCGGACACTGGCGATCCCGGACCGCCCCGGCAACCGGCGCGCGGACAGTCTGCGCAACATCCTCGAAAACCCCGGCGTCGGGCTGCTCTTCATGGTGCCAGGCATGAACGAAACACTGCGGGTGAACGGGACCGCGACGATCGCGCGCGACGCCCCGTTCTTCGACCGGATGGCGGTGCACGGCAAGCGCCCGCGGCTCGCCATCGTGGTCGAGGTGACCGAGCTGTTCCTGCACTGCGCCAAGGCTTTCCTGCGCGCCGGGCTGTGGCAGCCGGACACCTGGCCCGCGCGGGAGAGCCTGCCGAGCGCGGGCCGGATCGCGAAGGACCACATGGGCACCAAGATCCCGGCCGCGGTGCTGGACGCCGCGCTCGCCGCCGAAGCCAAGCTCAACCGGTACTGA
- a CDS encoding MgtC/SapB family protein, whose product MTTFEMLLRVGTGVGLGALIGFERQYRARMAGLRTNALVAVGATLFVLLSAHGFGGLSGSGDADPTRVAAQIVSGIGFLGAGVILRDGLNVRGLNTAATLWCSAAVGALAGSGLYGVAAAGTVVVVGVNVVLRALGRVVDRRPDTGDEEPATYTFEAVTSGSAEAHVRALLVQSLTRTDFRLLSVLSTDVAERDAVEVRAELVGDQRDDAQMESAVSRLSLEPSVTSVRWRVHQDA is encoded by the coding sequence ATGACCACCTTCGAAATGCTGCTGCGCGTGGGAACCGGCGTCGGGCTCGGCGCCCTCATCGGGTTCGAGCGCCAGTACCGCGCCAGGATGGCTGGCCTGCGGACGAACGCGCTCGTCGCCGTCGGCGCCACCCTGTTCGTCCTGCTCTCCGCCCACGGTTTCGGCGGGCTTTCCGGAAGCGGGGACGCGGACCCGACCCGCGTCGCCGCGCAGATCGTGTCCGGGATCGGGTTCCTCGGCGCGGGCGTGATCCTGCGTGACGGGCTCAACGTGCGCGGGCTCAACACCGCGGCGACCCTGTGGTGCTCCGCCGCCGTCGGGGCGCTCGCCGGGTCGGGGCTCTACGGTGTCGCCGCCGCGGGCACCGTGGTCGTCGTCGGCGTCAACGTGGTGCTGCGCGCGCTGGGCAGGGTGGTCGACCGCCGCCCCGACACCGGGGACGAGGAGCCGGCCACCTACACCTTCGAGGCCGTGACCTCGGGGTCCGCCGAGGCCCACGTCCGCGCGCTGCTCGTGCAGTCGCTGACCAGGACCGACTTCCGGCTGCTGTCCGTGCTGAGCACCGACGTCGCCGAGCGCGACGCCGTCGAGGTGCGCGCGGAACTCGTCGGCGACCAGCGCGACGACGCGCAGATGGAGTCCGCGGTCAGCAGGCTCTCGCTGGAGCCTTCGGTGACCAGCGTCCGCTGGCGCGTGCACCAGGACGCCTGA
- the egtC gene encoding ergothioneine biosynthesis protein EgtC, which yields MCRHLAYLGAPRSPAGPVFEAPHSLLVQSYAPADMRRGGTVNADGFGLAWFDARAEPVRYRRPSPLWTDEALPALAGSVASGAFLAAVRSGTPGMPVTEAACAPFTDGRWLFSHNGVVRGWPDSMAAMAKALPVTELLRLEAPTDSALVWAMLRARLRDGAEPARAVADLVLELEAAAPGSRLNFLLTDGSVLIGTTWTHALSLRQDADGVLLASEPLDDGPGWTPVPEHHLVVATAESADLIPLTEDRSG from the coding sequence GTGTGCCGCCACCTGGCTTACCTCGGCGCACCGCGCTCACCGGCCGGTCCGGTGTTCGAGGCGCCGCACTCCCTGCTGGTCCAGTCCTACGCCCCGGCGGACATGCGCCGCGGCGGCACGGTCAACGCCGACGGGTTCGGGCTCGCGTGGTTCGACGCGCGCGCCGAACCCGTCCGGTACCGGCGGCCGAGTCCGTTGTGGACGGACGAGGCGCTGCCCGCGCTCGCCGGTTCCGTTGCCAGCGGGGCGTTCCTGGCCGCGGTGCGGTCGGGCACACCGGGCATGCCGGTCACCGAGGCGGCCTGCGCGCCGTTCACCGACGGGCGCTGGTTGTTCAGCCACAACGGCGTGGTCCGCGGCTGGCCGGATTCGATGGCGGCGATGGCGAAGGCGCTGCCCGTCACCGAACTGCTCCGGCTGGAGGCGCCGACGGATTCGGCGTTGGTGTGGGCGATGCTCCGCGCGCGGCTGCGCGACGGCGCGGAGCCCGCCCGCGCGGTCGCGGACCTCGTGCTCGAACTGGAGGCCGCGGCGCCCGGATCGCGGCTCAACTTCCTGCTCACCGACGGCTCGGTGCTGATCGGGACGACGTGGACGCACGCGTTGTCCTTGCGGCAGGACGCCGACGGCGTCCTGCTCGCCTCCGAGCCGCTCGACGACGGGCCCGGCTGGACGCCGGTCCCGGAACACCACCTCGTGGTCGCGACCGCCGAGTCGGCCGACCTCATCCCCCTTACCGAAGATCGGAGCGGTTGA
- the egtD gene encoding L-histidine N(alpha)-methyltransferase has translation MGEPDLDVHSAPDDVTAALRADVREGLTAARKWLPPKWFYDARGSELFEQITALPEYYPTRSEREVLELQAAEIARVTGARTLVELGSGSSEKTRLLLDGLRAHGTLDEFVPLDVSESALAEAVAAIGAEYAGLSVRGVVGDFTEHLDLLPGERPRLVAFLGGTIGNFLPGERAKFLRSVRDVLDEGEWLLLGTDLVKDAVTLERAYDDAAGVTAEFNRNVLRVINARLGADFDPDRFAHESYWDAGEAWIEMRLRAREDMVVHIPGAGIDVAFEEGEHIRTEVSAKFTPAGIGAELADAGFAVERWWTDERKLFGVSLSRSVR, from the coding sequence ATGGGCGAACCGGATCTCGACGTCCACTCAGCTCCCGACGACGTGACCGCGGCACTGCGCGCGGACGTCCGCGAAGGACTCACGGCCGCGCGGAAGTGGCTGCCCCCCAAGTGGTTCTACGACGCTCGCGGCAGCGAGCTGTTCGAGCAGATCACGGCACTGCCGGAGTACTACCCGACGCGGTCCGAACGGGAGGTCCTCGAACTCCAGGCCGCCGAGATCGCCCGCGTGACCGGTGCGCGCACGCTCGTCGAACTGGGTTCAGGGTCGAGCGAGAAGACGCGCCTCCTGCTCGACGGGCTGCGGGCGCACGGCACGCTCGACGAATTCGTCCCGCTCGACGTGTCGGAGTCGGCACTGGCCGAAGCCGTCGCGGCGATCGGCGCGGAGTACGCGGGCCTGTCCGTGCGCGGGGTCGTCGGCGACTTCACCGAGCACCTCGATCTGCTGCCGGGCGAGCGGCCGCGCCTGGTGGCCTTCCTCGGCGGCACGATCGGCAACTTCCTGCCCGGTGAGCGGGCGAAGTTCCTGCGCTCGGTGCGGGACGTCCTCGACGAAGGGGAGTGGCTGCTGCTCGGCACCGATCTCGTCAAGGACGCGGTCACCCTCGAACGGGCCTACGACGACGCGGCCGGGGTGACCGCCGAGTTCAACCGCAACGTGCTGCGGGTGATCAACGCCCGGCTCGGCGCGGACTTCGACCCCGATCGCTTCGCGCACGAGTCCTATTGGGACGCGGGCGAAGCGTGGATCGAGATGCGGCTGCGGGCGCGCGAGGACATGGTCGTGCACATCCCCGGCGCCGGGATCGACGTGGCGTTCGAGGAGGGCGAGCACATCCGCACCGAGGTCTCGGCGAAGTTCACCCCGGCCGGGATCGGCGCGGAACTCGCCGACGCGGGGTTCGCGGTGGAGCGCTGGTGGACCGACGAGCGGAAGCTCTTCGGGGTGTCGCTGTCCCGGTCGGTCCGGTGA